Proteins from a genomic interval of Desulfovibrio piger:
- the mfd gene encoding transcription-repair coupling factor, with amino-acid sequence MADILSLLSGPAEARHWQRSGMASCCRLACAALAQGRSSVILVRDREEYTAARALLTLFSPSLSLADMAPDVPAWKLPFAALPAGLLLRRDRDSWAGRLAALYGLAQGGPRCLILSTEALLLRHVPRDFFAEHTLDLTRGSDYPPELILDQAVEWGYERVPLVTRPGQMARRGDIFDIFPSGYPRPVRMEFFGDTLEELRLFDAESQRSLQGLDELTLLPALPFVLDAQGLAAARKRMDALFAGARISENDCYTFKKTLDAGGLGLLPGVVHENASTIADWLPEEPLWFLPGQADCDAALHGTAMQLRDQLEEDDAPLPQPSALCLYGSLQDLPWGKARRFYLEPLVMGVDAVGDDVQERPLHAFTDLFPVPGAADRPWQHLSAGLKEWQNRRRQVVLSFSSQRSRAKFLKLAEQEGITPALRYAPEQRGLFALVSPWRSGAELVWDDVLVLGEDILYPRAEKKARASSRAFKGLDSFDDLKAGDLLVHRDYGIGRFAGLHHLVQGGQGNDFLLVEYSGQDRLYVPVDRLGLIQRFKGGEGEEPALDRLGGASWSSGKEKVRKAIEKIAADLVEMYAYRKVAKGFRYDPPGELYHEFEATFGFEETPDQARAIEDVLADMDKSEPMDRLVCGDVGFGKTEVALRAAFRAASEGRQVALLCPTTVLAEQHYQTFRARLAGFPVTVGLLSRFVPRARQKEVLKAAAEGQIDILLGTHRLLSSDVSLPNLSLLILDEEQRFGVRHKEKLKALKKNVDVLTLTATPIPRTLQLSMSGIRDLSVIETAPQDRKPVATAVLRRDDATLRTVLERELAREGQVFWVYNRVQGLERVAEYVRKLVPTARVGMAHGQMSESELESNMHKFWHGELDVLVCTAIVESGLDFPRANTLVVDQAQLFGLGQLYQLRGRVGRSDRQAYAFFVVPDTEHLSEVAEERLRIIMDMDYLGAGFQVAMEDLRLRGAGNILGEVQSGHMGRVGLDLYLEMLEEAVARLKGTPVTQDVETELNLGLPAHIPQSYIEDGRERLRCYKALTSATSGAAREEVALSMRDRFGSFPQELVNFIAVLDFKQFLSHLQVQRADIYLDHVRLVWGDGQTAVQPERILQLVASMKGARMLPPASLMLPLPADKDFAQGLQGLRQALENIRTPEAPGGTA; translated from the coding sequence ATGGCAGATATCCTTTCCCTGCTCTCAGGGCCGGCCGAGGCCCGACACTGGCAGCGCAGCGGCATGGCGTCCTGTTGCCGTCTTGCCTGCGCCGCGCTGGCCCAGGGACGCAGCAGCGTCATCCTGGTGCGCGACCGTGAGGAATACACGGCGGCGCGCGCACTGCTGACCCTTTTTTCTCCTTCGCTTTCCCTGGCTGACATGGCCCCTGATGTCCCTGCCTGGAAACTGCCCTTTGCCGCGCTCCCTGCCGGCCTTTTGCTGCGCCGTGACCGGGATTCGTGGGCAGGACGGCTGGCGGCCCTGTACGGCCTTGCCCAGGGCGGGCCCCGCTGCCTCATCCTGAGCACGGAAGCGCTGCTGCTGCGCCATGTGCCCCGCGATTTTTTTGCCGAGCATACGCTCGATCTGACGCGGGGCAGCGACTATCCGCCGGAGCTGATCCTCGATCAGGCCGTGGAGTGGGGCTACGAACGTGTCCCCCTGGTGACCCGGCCGGGGCAGATGGCCCGGCGCGGCGACATCTTCGACATCTTCCCGTCCGGCTATCCGCGTCCTGTACGCATGGAGTTTTTTGGCGATACGCTGGAAGAGCTGCGCCTGTTCGATGCCGAGAGCCAGCGCTCCCTGCAGGGGCTGGACGAGCTGACCCTGCTGCCGGCCCTGCCTTTCGTGCTGGATGCGCAGGGCCTGGCCGCGGCCCGCAAGCGCATGGATGCCCTGTTCGCCGGGGCGCGCATCAGCGAGAACGACTGCTACACCTTCAAGAAGACCCTGGATGCCGGCGGTCTGGGCCTGCTGCCGGGCGTGGTGCACGAAAATGCCAGCACCATCGCGGACTGGCTGCCCGAGGAGCCGCTCTGGTTCCTGCCCGGACAGGCGGACTGCGATGCGGCCCTGCACGGGACGGCCATGCAGTTGCGCGACCAGCTGGAAGAAGATGATGCGCCCCTGCCGCAGCCGTCCGCCCTGTGCCTGTACGGCAGCCTGCAGGATCTGCCCTGGGGAAAGGCCCGCCGTTTTTATCTGGAGCCCCTGGTCATGGGCGTGGACGCCGTGGGGGACGACGTACAGGAACGTCCGCTCCATGCCTTTACGGATCTTTTCCCCGTCCCCGGCGCGGCCGACCGTCCGTGGCAGCATCTGTCTGCCGGTCTGAAGGAATGGCAGAACCGGCGCCGTCAGGTGGTGCTGAGCTTCTCCTCGCAGCGCAGCCGGGCCAAGTTCCTCAAACTGGCCGAGCAGGAAGGCATCACGCCTGCCTTGCGTTATGCGCCGGAACAGCGCGGACTGTTCGCCCTGGTCTCCCCCTGGCGTTCGGGTGCGGAGCTGGTCTGGGACGATGTGCTCGTGCTGGGCGAGGACATCCTCTATCCGCGTGCGGAAAAGAAGGCCCGCGCCTCCTCGCGTGCGTTCAAGGGACTGGACAGCTTCGATGACCTCAAGGCCGGGGACCTGCTCGTCCACCGGGATTACGGCATCGGCCGTTTTGCCGGTCTGCACCATCTGGTGCAGGGAGGACAGGGCAATGACTTCCTTCTGGTGGAATACTCCGGGCAGGACAGGCTCTATGTGCCGGTGGACCGCCTGGGGCTCATCCAGCGCTTCAAAGGTGGCGAGGGTGAGGAACCGGCCCTTGACCGTCTGGGCGGCGCCAGCTGGAGTTCCGGCAAGGAGAAGGTCCGCAAGGCCATCGAAAAGATTGCGGCCGACCTGGTGGAGATGTACGCCTACCGCAAGGTGGCCAAGGGCTTCCGCTACGACCCGCCGGGCGAGCTGTACCACGAGTTCGAGGCGACCTTCGGCTTTGAGGAGACCCCGGATCAGGCCCGGGCCATCGAGGACGTTTTGGCCGACATGGACAAGTCCGAGCCCATGGACCGTCTGGTCTGTGGTGACGTGGGCTTCGGCAAGACCGAAGTGGCCCTGCGCGCCGCCTTCCGCGCGGCCAGCGAGGGGCGTCAGGTGGCCCTGCTGTGTCCCACTACGGTGCTGGCCGAGCAGCATTACCAGACCTTCCGGGCCCGTCTGGCCGGTTTCCCGGTCACGGTGGGTCTGCTGAGCCGTTTCGTGCCCCGTGCCCGGCAAAAGGAAGTCCTCAAGGCCGCGGCCGAGGGGCAGATCGACATCCTGCTGGGCACGCACCGCCTGCTGTCGTCGGACGTGTCCCTGCCCAACCTCTCCTTGCTCATCCTGGACGAGGAACAGCGCTTCGGTGTGCGGCACAAGGAAAAGCTCAAGGCCCTGAAAAAGAACGTGGACGTGCTGACTCTGACGGCCACGCCCATCCCGCGCACCCTGCAACTTTCCATGTCCGGCATCCGCGATCTTTCGGTCATCGAGACCGCGCCGCAGGACCGCAAGCCTGTGGCCACGGCCGTGCTGCGGCGTGACGATGCCACCCTGCGCACGGTCCTGGAACGCGAGCTGGCGCGGGAAGGGCAGGTGTTCTGGGTCTACAACCGTGTCCAGGGGCTGGAGCGCGTGGCCGAATATGTGCGCAAGCTGGTACCCACCGCCCGGGTGGGCATGGCGCACGGCCAGATGTCGGAAAGCGAGCTGGAAAGCAACATGCACAAATTCTGGCACGGCGAGCTGGATGTGCTGGTCTGTACGGCCATCGTCGAGTCGGGCCTGGACTTTCCCCGCGCCAATACCCTGGTGGTGGACCAGGCCCAGCTCTTCGGCCTTGGCCAGCTCTATCAGCTGCGGGGCCGGGTGGGCCGCAGTGACCGTCAGGCCTACGCCTTCTTCGTGGTGCCCGATACGGAGCATCTGAGCGAAGTGGCCGAGGAGCGGTTGCGCATCATCATGGACATGGACTATCTGGGTGCCGGTTTCCAGGTGGCCATGGAAGACCTGCGCCTGCGCGGTGCGGGCAACATCCTGGGCGAGGTGCAGTCCGGCCATATGGGCCGGGTGGGGCTCGACCTGTATCTGGAGATGCTGGAAGAGGCCGTGGCCCGCCTCAAGGGCACGCCCGTCACCCAGGACGTGGAGACGGAGCTCAACCTCGGTCTGCCTGCCCATATCCCCCAGTCCTACATCGAGGATGGCCGGGAACGCCTGCGCTGCTACAAGGCGCTCACGTCGGCCACCAGCGGCGCGGCCCGCGAGGAAGTGGCCCTTTCCATGCGCGACCGTTTCGGCAGCTTCCCGCAGGAACTGGTCAACTTCATCGCCGTGCTCGATTTCAAGCAGTTCCTGAGCCATTTGCAGGTCCAGCGTGCGGACATCTATCTGGATCATGTCCGTCTGGTGTGGGGCGACGGCCAGACCGCCGTGCAGCCGGAGCGCATCCTGCAACTGGTGGCTTCCATGAAGGGCGCCCGGATGCTGCCGCCGGCGTCGCTCATGCTGCCCCTGCCTGCGGACAAGGATTTTGCCCAGGGACTGCAGGGGCTGCGGCAGGCCCTGGAAAACATCCGCACGCCGGAAGCTCCGGGCGGCACGGCCTAG
- a CDS encoding SurA N-terminal domain-containing protein — protein MKKYALLILMAWLCLACTAQAAQLNKIAAVVNGQVITMFDLQKAALPELGRARLNPNDPKQADKVNVVFRKVMDSMIMDILLEQEAKRLSITVSDSEIDQELTKMMKMRRLNRAQFEAELKKQGMSVDELRKSMKTNMLRQRVMGAEVGRRVVVTDDEIRAYYEKHKDTMYDRNGLHMGLIVYNPNVNARSIAAQIASGALSFEEAARKYSIAPNREKGGDMGPVEWGRLNPEWETRLNKMKPGDVTDIFTVQGHKAQVHLFRPGQSGPGRPMTFEEARPVIDNILRQPKAMERFDEYSQQLRSKAVIDIRL, from the coding sequence TTGAAAAAATATGCCCTTCTGATCCTGATGGCATGGCTCTGCCTGGCCTGCACGGCCCAGGCTGCCCAGCTCAACAAAATTGCCGCGGTGGTCAACGGCCAGGTCATCACCATGTTCGACCTGCAAAAGGCCGCGCTGCCTGAACTGGGGCGTGCCCGTCTCAATCCCAATGACCCCAAGCAGGCCGACAAGGTCAATGTGGTCTTCCGCAAGGTGATGGATTCCATGATCATGGACATCCTGCTGGAACAGGAGGCCAAGCGCCTGAGCATCACGGTCTCCGACAGCGAGATCGATCAGGAACTGACCAAGATGATGAAGATGCGCCGCCTGAACCGCGCCCAGTTCGAAGCCGAGCTGAAGAAGCAGGGCATGAGCGTGGATGAGCTGCGCAAGAGCATGAAGACCAATATGCTGCGTCAGCGTGTCATGGGGGCCGAAGTGGGCCGCCGCGTTGTGGTGACCGATGACGAGATCCGTGCCTACTATGAAAAGCACAAGGACACCATGTATGACCGCAACGGTCTGCATATGGGCCTGATCGTCTACAATCCCAATGTCAATGCCAGGAGCATCGCGGCGCAGATCGCTTCCGGAGCCCTTTCGTTCGAAGAGGCCGCCCGCAAGTATTCCATCGCCCCCAATCGCGAAAAGGGCGGCGACATGGGCCCGGTGGAGTGGGGTCGCCTCAATCCCGAGTGGGAGACCCGCCTGAACAAGATGAAGCCCGGCGATGTGACCGACATCTTCACCGTGCAGGGCCACAAGGCCCAGGTGCATCTGTTCCGTCCCGGACAGAGCGGTCCCGGCCGTCCCATGACCTTTGAGGAAGCCCGGCCCGTCATCGACAATATCCTGCGCCAGCCCAAGGCCATGGAGCGTTTTGACGAATACTCCCAGCAGCTGCGCAGCAAGGCCGTCATCGATATCCGTCTGTAA
- a CDS encoding helix-turn-helix domain-containing protein, translating into MTFEELGAALCAERERRGLSLDDVAAHLKISTRLIQALESGDLSALPHPAYTKGFLRAYASYMALDPEAVAEVAHALQPAAATECTVMGGDEDLRSNPAILRHGARQGIAGWLRVFILLILVVALAGGGWMLWQRGVFKDLTGSKEQSLPTAEPAAVAPAPEPVAPAPAATTPAAPAPAGAQTAPAPQGNGGAAAPAGGVAPVPGTAQPERSAAPAYTGMMDTRPAELTWGQTANAATVQDTAAQDPSLPAGMHRVVVTGIGECWMRATVDGEVRQFSVRKGDIITLEFAKALEVKLGNAGGVQVSYDGTELPAPGQAGQVKTLVFPPAAN; encoded by the coding sequence ATGACTTTTGAAGAACTGGGTGCGGCGCTGTGCGCGGAGCGCGAACGCCGTGGCCTGAGCCTTGATGATGTGGCCGCCCACCTGAAGATCAGCACGCGGCTCATCCAGGCCCTGGAGAGCGGGGATCTTTCCGCCTTGCCCCATCCTGCCTATACCAAGGGCTTTTTGCGGGCCTATGCCTCGTACATGGCCCTGGATCCCGAAGCCGTGGCGGAAGTGGCGCACGCCCTGCAGCCCGCGGCGGCCACGGAATGCACCGTCATGGGGGGCGACGAGGACCTGCGCAGCAATCCCGCCATCTTGCGTCACGGCGCCCGTCAGGGCATCGCGGGCTGGCTGCGTGTCTTCATCCTGCTCATCCTGGTGGTGGCGCTGGCCGGTGGCGGCTGGATGTTGTGGCAGCGGGGCGTATTCAAGGACCTGACCGGCAGCAAGGAACAGAGCCTGCCGACTGCAGAGCCTGCAGCCGTGGCTCCTGCCCCTGAGCCGGTGGCTCCGGCACCGGCTGCCACGACGCCTGCGGCGCCTGCTCCGGCCGGAGCCCAGACTGCCCCGGCTCCCCAGGGAAATGGCGGTGCGGCAGCTCCTGCCGGCGGTGTGGCGCCTGTGCCCGGTACCGCACAGCCTGAACGCAGTGCCGCGCCCGCGTACACGGGCATGATGGATACCCGGCCTGCGGAGCTGACCTGGGGCCAGACGGCCAATGCCGCCACGGTCCAGGATACGGCCGCCCAGGATCCGTCCCTGCCTGCTGGCATGCACCGTGTGGTGGTGACCGGTATCGGCGAATGCTGGATGCGGGCCACCGTGGACGGGGAAGTGCGCCAGTTCTCGGTGCGCAAGGGCGACATCATCACTCTGGAATTTGCCAAGGCCCTGGAGGTAAAACTGGGCAACGCCGGTGGGGTCCAGGTCTCGTATGACGGGACGGAACTGCCGGCTCCCGGTCAGGCCGGTCAGGTGAAGACCCTGGTCTTCCCGCCTGCCGCCAACTGA
- the recO gene encoding DNA repair protein RecO produces the protein MEWTDQALVLRMGAFRESDLWLKLLCREHGLLTLFAFGGSRSRRRFCGCLDVLNSLQCRVRSSKDGRFLNLEEAALLQGPRLLRRNWQRMGLAANCLRFVEAMGVGEDAATEAFLLVEDLRAVLEAEKAPPVLLPLYFRLRLAGALGFAPNLGQCGRCGRTISEDALFVVDEGQLRCSSCRSSRFELERYGVEIPAQGLDLLRHVQQSFPSGWPDGELPPPVRRACARAIDGFVQYHLGLAWEGNYFRRV, from the coding sequence ATGGAATGGACCGACCAGGCCCTCGTGCTGCGCATGGGGGCTTTTCGTGAGTCGGATCTCTGGCTCAAGCTGTTGTGCCGTGAACATGGCCTGCTGACGCTGTTCGCCTTTGGCGGCAGCCGCAGCAGGCGACGCTTTTGCGGCTGTCTGGATGTGCTGAACAGCCTGCAGTGCCGTGTCCGTTCCTCAAAGGACGGGCGTTTCCTCAATCTTGAGGAGGCGGCCTTGCTGCAGGGGCCGCGCCTGCTGCGGCGCAACTGGCAGCGCATGGGGCTGGCGGCCAACTGTCTGCGCTTTGTGGAAGCCATGGGCGTAGGGGAGGACGCCGCGACGGAAGCCTTCCTGCTGGTGGAGGATCTGCGCGCGGTACTGGAGGCGGAAAAGGCCCCGCCTGTGCTCCTGCCCCTGTATTTCCGCCTGCGTCTGGCCGGGGCCCTGGGCTTTGCCCCCAACCTGGGGCAGTGCGGCCGGTGCGGCCGGACCATCAGCGAGGACGCGCTCTTCGTGGTCGATGAAGGCCAGCTGCGCTGTTCCTCCTGTCGCAGCAGCCGCTTCGAACTGGAGCGTTATGGCGTGGAGATCCCCGCACAGGGGCTTGACCTTCTGCGCCATGTACAGCAAAGTTTCCCGTCCGGGTGGCCGGACGGCGAGCTGCCGCCCCCGGTGCGGCGGGCCTGTGCCCGGGCCATCGATGGTTTTGTCCAGTACCATTTGGGGCTGGCCTGGGAAGGGAACTATTTTCGTCGGGTTTGA
- the glyQ gene encoding glycine--tRNA ligase subunit alpha, with protein sequence MYFQDVILTLQRYWAEQGCVVEQPSGVECGAGTFNPNTFLRVLGPEPWSVAYVEPSRRPTDGRYGENPNRLQRYFQFQVIMKPSPANVQELYLESLNALGINPAQHDIRFVEDDWESPTLGAWGLGWEVWLNGMEVSQFTYFQQVGGIDLHPISVELTYGLERLTMYLQGVESVYDLKWNKNVTYGHIYHQNEVEQSKHNFEASNPEMLLRHFNDFEGQCKAMLEQNLPWPAYDYCLKCSHTFNLLDARGAISITERAGYIGRVRALAAGVAKLYVAQREELGYPMLNTEAR encoded by the coding sequence ATGTATTTTCAGGATGTCATCCTTACCCTGCAACGCTACTGGGCGGAGCAGGGCTGTGTCGTGGAACAGCCTTCAGGCGTGGAATGCGGGGCGGGGACGTTCAACCCCAACACCTTCCTGCGCGTGCTGGGCCCCGAACCCTGGAGCGTGGCCTATGTGGAACCCAGCCGTCGTCCCACTGACGGCCGCTACGGGGAAAACCCCAACCGCCTGCAGCGCTACTTCCAGTTCCAGGTCATCATGAAGCCTTCTCCTGCCAATGTGCAGGAACTGTACCTGGAAAGCCTGAACGCCCTGGGCATCAATCCCGCCCAGCACGATATCCGCTTTGTGGAAGACGACTGGGAATCGCCCACCCTGGGCGCCTGGGGCCTGGGCTGGGAAGTGTGGCTCAACGGCATGGAAGTGAGCCAGTTCACCTACTTCCAGCAGGTGGGCGGCATCGACCTGCATCCCATCAGCGTGGAGCTGACCTATGGTCTGGAACGTCTGACCATGTATCTGCAGGGCGTGGAATCCGTCTACGACCTGAAGTGGAACAAGAACGTGACCTACGGCCACATCTACCACCAGAACGAAGTGGAGCAGTCCAAGCACAATTTCGAGGCCAGCAACCCCGAGATGCTGCTGCGTCATTTCAATGATTTTGAAGGCCAGTGCAAGGCCATGCTGGAGCAGAACCTGCCCTGGCCCGCCTATGACTACTGCCTCAAATGTTCCCACACCTTCAACCTGCTGGATGCGCGCGGCGCCATCTCCATCACGGAACGCGCCGGCTATATCGGCCGTGTGCGCGCTCTGGCTGCAGGCGTGGCCAAACTGTATGTGGCCCAGCGTGAAGAGCTGGGGTATCCGATGCTCAACACCGAGGCGAGGTAA
- the glyS gene encoding glycine--tRNA ligase subunit beta, which yields MATFVLEIGSEELPARFLAGEEAELAARFTAALQEASVEHGALRTMSTPRRAIVIIEDVNPVQQEREEEVAGPPVRVAFAADGKPTKALEGFARTNGVSVDDVYRITTEKGEYVAVRKRIGGAAVADLLAEICPAVITSLPFGKRMRWGSNTLAYARPLRWIVALLDDAVVPFTVGPVASGRETMGHRIHGHGPFSVAHANELLAVLADKGGLTPDAADRRKVIVEGGDAQAAAIGGKVLWREGLLDEVQGLTEHPVPLLADFDPSYLEVPREVLLTSMESHQKSFGIEAADGTLMPHFLTVLNISPEDMSLVKHGWERVLRARLEDARFFWHADLRDNFDYWLEKLDHVIFIGRLGTMGEKTRRLEALCRWLAENVAQGKVSAEDAARAGRLSKADLVTGMVGEFDTLQGIMGGIYAERKGETPVVAQALREQYLPAGPDSPVPASLCGALLSMADKADTLVGCFGLGMIPTGAADPNALRRCALGIIRIALEFDLHFDIRQLFARAHELYGDRQWKLAPQEALDKLLDFFAGRVRNYWQNRGEDSLLVDAALGAGVADVCQCGARLAALAQFSKEAGYAEAVQTFKRVANIVRKQGAAEQLAAAWQADLLQEDAEKALAATLDDLLPRLDSLWEAGDHTAALKTLLEVRPVVDAFFDGVMVMCDDAALRANRLAMLNALGTRFARLADFAALQI from the coding sequence ATGGCGACCTTTGTGCTTGAAATTGGCAGCGAAGAACTGCCTGCCCGTTTTTTGGCCGGCGAAGAAGCCGAACTGGCCGCCCGTTTTACGGCGGCCCTGCAGGAAGCCAGTGTGGAACACGGCGCCCTGCGTACTATGAGCACGCCGCGTCGTGCCATCGTCATCATCGAGGACGTGAACCCCGTGCAGCAGGAGCGCGAGGAAGAAGTGGCCGGCCCGCCGGTGCGTGTGGCCTTTGCCGCTGACGGCAAGCCCACCAAGGCCCTGGAAGGCTTTGCCCGCACCAACGGCGTGAGCGTGGACGACGTGTACCGCATCACCACCGAAAAGGGCGAATACGTGGCCGTGCGCAAACGCATCGGCGGCGCTGCCGTTGCCGATCTGCTGGCCGAGATCTGCCCCGCCGTCATCACCTCCCTGCCGTTCGGCAAGCGCATGCGCTGGGGCAGCAATACCCTGGCCTATGCCCGTCCGCTGCGCTGGATCGTGGCCCTGCTGGATGACGCCGTGGTGCCCTTCACCGTGGGCCCCGTGGCTTCCGGTCGCGAGACCATGGGCCACCGCATCCACGGTCATGGCCCCTTCAGCGTGGCCCATGCCAATGAGCTGCTGGCCGTGCTGGCTGACAAGGGCGGCCTGACGCCCGATGCCGCCGACCGCCGCAAGGTCATCGTGGAAGGCGGTGACGCCCAGGCTGCCGCCATCGGCGGCAAGGTGCTGTGGCGTGAGGGCCTGCTGGACGAGGTGCAGGGCCTGACCGAACATCCCGTGCCCCTGCTGGCCGACTTCGATCCTTCCTATCTGGAAGTGCCCCGCGAAGTGCTGCTCACCAGCATGGAAAGTCATCAGAAGAGCTTTGGTATCGAGGCTGCCGACGGTACCCTGATGCCGCACTTCCTGACCGTGCTCAACATCTCCCCCGAGGACATGAGCCTGGTCAAGCACGGCTGGGAACGCGTGCTGCGTGCCCGCCTGGAAGATGCCCGTTTCTTCTGGCATGCCGACCTGCGTGACAATTTCGACTACTGGCTGGAAAAGCTGGATCACGTCATCTTCATCGGCCGTCTGGGCACCATGGGCGAAAAGACCCGCCGTCTGGAAGCCCTGTGCCGCTGGCTGGCCGAGAACGTGGCCCAGGGCAAGGTCAGCGCCGAGGACGCCGCCCGTGCCGGCCGCCTGTCCAAGGCCGACCTGGTGACCGGCATGGTGGGCGAGTTCGATACCCTGCAGGGCATCATGGGCGGCATCTACGCCGAACGCAAGGGCGAAACCCCGGTGGTGGCCCAGGCCCTGCGCGAACAGTATCTGCCCGCCGGCCCCGACAGCCCCGTGCCTGCCAGCCTGTGCGGCGCGCTGCTGTCCATGGCCGACAAGGCCGATACCCTGGTGGGCTGCTTCGGCCTGGGCATGATCCCCACCGGTGCCGCCGACCCCAATGCCCTGCGCCGTTGCGCTCTGGGCATCATCCGTATCGCTCTGGAGTTCGACCTGCACTTCGACATCCGTCAGCTGTTCGCCCGTGCTCACGAACTCTATGGTGACCGCCAGTGGAAGCTGGCTCCGCAGGAAGCCCTGGACAAGCTGCTGGACTTCTTTGCGGGCCGTGTGCGCAATTACTGGCAGAACCGTGGCGAAGACAGCCTGCTGGTGGATGCCGCTCTGGGCGCCGGTGTGGCTGATGTCTGCCAGTGCGGGGCCCGTCTGGCCGCCCTTGCCCAGTTCAGCAAGGAAGCCGGTTATGCCGAGGCCGTGCAGACCTTCAAGCGTGTGGCCAACATCGTCCGCAAGCAGGGCGCGGCTGAACAGCTTGCCGCTGCCTGGCAGGCTGACCTGCTGCAGGAAGATGCCGAAAAGGCCCTGGCCGCCACGCTGGACGATCTGCTGCCGCGTCTGGACAGCCTGTGGGAGGCCGGTGACCATACCGCCGCCCTCAAAACGCTGCTGGAAGTCCGTCCTGTGGTGGATGCCTTCTTCGACGGCGTCATGGTCATGTGCGATGATGCGGCGCTGCGCGCCAACCGCCTGGCCATGCTCAATGCCCTGGGCACCCGGTTTGCTCGGCTGGCGGATTTTGCCGCCCTGCAGATCTAA
- the rpsT gene encoding 30S ribosomal protein S20, whose protein sequence is MANHKSAIKRHKQSLKHAARNRAARTRVKNAVKAVRAAITGNDKEQASSALTVAASVLAKAAGKGAMHWKKAARKLSRLSRAVNAIDAQ, encoded by the coding sequence GTGGCTAACCATAAGTCTGCCATCAAGCGTCATAAGCAGAGCCTGAAACACGCCGCCCGCAACCGCGCTGCCCGTACCCGCGTGAAGAACGCCGTCAAGGCTGTGCGCGCCGCCATCACCGGCAACGACAAGGAACAGGCCAGCAGCGCTCTGACTGTTGCCGCTTCCGTGCTGGCCAAGGCCGCCGGCAAGGGCGCCATGCACTGGAAGAAGGCTGCCCGCAAGCTGTCCCGCCTGTCTCGCGCCGTCAACGCTATCGACGCTCAGTAG